The genomic segment TACCTCTTTAGCTTTCATAAAATCTCTAGTATCAATCAATGGAAATATCTCATTTTGAAGAATAGTTCCACGTAATTTTTCGTGTAATATTCCTCGAATTGTTCCTGCAACAATATTTAATAAATTTAACATTAATGCATCTGGAACCTGAAATCCGCTTCTTTCTTTTTTTATTACAGTTTCAAAAGGTGTAATATGAAATTTCATCAAAACTTTTAACTCTCCAAAATAACTATCCAACTCCTGTACTTTAAGTTTTACTGTTGTTTCAACAGCGAGTTCACTTGATTCTTCTAAAACTTTAACATTAAAATCTGATTGATACTCAATCACATCAATTTTATTAGTGTCAAATTCTCCAATATCGTACTGAGAAAATCTCAGTACATTTATTGAAGATATTCGCATTTGAAACTGAATTTCTTTTTCTTTATTATCTACCATGACTATAATGATTCATACTCAACGTCTGTAACGTTGAACATTGATTTACTATTTTTTGTAAATGAAAAATTAGATTGATTCTCATTTACATAAAACATATTTAAGTTAATAGTTAAATTAAATTGAACTCTTTCATCCAATTTATGAAGATAAACATCTTCTTTTTTTATATAAATTTTGAAATCAAATTTTGCATCAAAGCACTTTTCAAACTTATTTATGAATGAAACATTCATATTTTTTACGCCAGACATTAATTGACTAACGTAAGACTCTGAATATCCTAACTTTGTTGCTAAATCTTTATTACTTAATTTTTCATAATCTAAGAATTTATCAACCTCTTTCATTACTCGTAAGCTAACTAAAGACTCATCAATTTTCTCTCTATTATTATCTACATAAGACTGAATAGAAAATCTTTTTGTTACTTCGTTCATAAGTTTATTTTTTCGATTTGTATGTTTTCAATTGTATTTATCGTTGTTGTCAATTTTTTTGTGTTTTCTTGACTTTCTTTTTTACCATATCTATAAATAAAAAGCTCCCGATAACCATTATTTATAGCTTGAAGAGTGTAAAATCTATGCGAATCTACTTTTATTGCATAAACTGAACCAAATGTAAAATCTGCTTCCCAATTATATTGAGTTTTATTTTCAGTTTTATTTTTAACAGCTTCTATAACTAATACAAATTTTCTTGTCAATTTTTCATTTCTATTAATTTCAGTGAATTTCTTAGTCAAATCAGAATTACTATGATTTAGATAAACTCTGAATCTATTCTGGTGACATTCACAAATTATATAAAAATTCTCCAAGACTTAACTTATTAGTAAAGCGCAAAAGTAAAACAAACATTTTGAATTAACAAACAATAATTAAGCAATAGGTTAATTTTAACAAAAACTGCCACCAACAGCGGTTTCAAGAAATGGCGAGGCAAGGGATTTATCAGAAATAGGAAAGGTTTTTTAATTTAAAGTTTTAGTTATATTTGTAAAGGCTTGGTCTTGGTTCATGGCCAACTTCTTGTAGCTGCGACATGTTAGACAAACACAAAAACCCCAACACACCTTCCAAAACTCAACAGAAAAAACTAACTTTGGATGGTACACTTTGACACCAGCATAAATGACTTTAGAACAGTATATCGACAACATCAATAAACGCTACCAATTGGGTAATGCGACTGAGCATACTTTTCGTGGCGACTTGCAGCAACTTTTAGAAAGCTTAGTGCCTGACATTAGAGCGACGAACGAACCCAAAAGACAATCCTGCGGTGCACCCGATTATATTCTGACTAAAGGAGATATTCCTGTTGGTTTTATTGAAGCAAAAGACATTGGCGACAAAGACTTGGAAGGAGCCAAAAAAACAGGCAACAAAGAACAGTTTGACCGCTACAAAGCGTCGCTGAACAACTTAATTTTTACCGACTATTTAGATTTTCATTTATATATTGACGGTGTTTTTATTACTAAAATTGCCATTGCTTCCATACATAACGGAGCTATCGTTCCATTGCCTGAAAACTTTGCCACCTTTACCAATCTGATTAAGGACTTTGCTTCACACCTTGGGCAAACCATCAAAAGCAGTAAAAAATTAGCCGAAATGATGGCGGGCAAAGCCCGACTGTTATCCGATGTAATTGAAAAAGCATTGACCACTGATGTAAGCAATCAGGAAGATAGCACCTTAAAGGATCAAATGGTAGCTTTCAAAGAAATCCTAATTCACGACATTACGCCCAAAGGATTTGCAGACGTCTATGCACAAACCATTGCTTACGGAATGTTTGCAGCGCGTTTGCATGATGCTACTTTGCCTACTTTTAGCCGACAAGAAGCGGCAGAATTAATTCCGAAATCCAATCCGTTTTTACGCAAACTCTTTGGCTACATTGCGGGACCCGATATTGACGACCGTATCAAATGGATTGTAGACAGTTTGGTCGATATTTTCTTGGCGTGCAATGTAGAGGAAATTTTAAAGAACTACGGAAAGTCCACCAAAATGGAAGATCCGATCATCCATTTTTATGAAACTTTCCTGAGCGAATACGACCCAAAATTGCGAAAAGCGCGTGGCGTTTGGTACACACCGGCACCTGTTGTTAATTTTATCGTTCGTGCTGTGGACGACATTTTAAAAACCGAATTTGATTTGCCGCAAGGTTTGGCTGACACCAGCAAAACCAAAATCAAAGTGGATCTACAAGGCAAAAAAGTAGAACAAGAAGTGCACAAAGTCCAAATTTTGGATCCAGCCACAGGAACAGGCACCTTCCTAGCCGAAACCATCAAACACATACATAAAAAATTTGAAGGACAACAAGGCATTTGGAGCAATTATGTAGAAACCCATTTATTGCCTCGCCTTAATGGTTTTGAGTTACTCATGGCAAGTTATGCCATGGCACATTTAAAATTGGATTTGCTTTTAACCGAAACCGGTTTCAAACCCACCAGCAACCAACGATTAAGAGTGTACCTAACCAACAGTTTAGAAGAAAGCCACCCCGATACAGGAACCTTGTTTGCCAATTGGCTCAGTAGCGAAGCCAACGAGGCCAATCACATCAAAAGAGATTCGCCAGTGATGTGTATTATTGGGAACCCGCCGTATAGTGGAGAAAGTTCCAATAATGGTAAATGGATTATGAACCTGATGGAAGATTACAAAAAAGAACCTGGAGGTATAGAAAAACTAAAAGAAAGAAATCCAAAATGGATAAACGATGACTATGTTAAGTTTTTGCGTTACGGACAGCATTTTATAGAGAAAAATGGCAGTGGTGTTTTAGCTTTTATTAACCCACACGGATTTTTAGACAATCCTACTTTTCGTGGAATGCGTTGGAACTTGCTAAAAACCTACGATAAAATTTATACCATAGATTTACACGGTAACAGTAATAAACAAGAGAAATCACCTGATGGAAGTGTAGATGTAAACGTTTTTGATATACAGCAAGGTGTTTCAATAAATTTGTTTATTAAGACTGGAAAGAAAAAAGTTAATGAATTAGGTAAAGTATTTCATTTTGATTTATATGGTAAAAGAGAAATGAAATATGATTTTCTTACTGAAAATACATTAAAGGATATTGTTTTTAATCAACTTGATATTTCAAAACCAAATTATTTTTTCGTTTCAAGAAATATTAAAAAACAAAATATTTATGAAAAAGGAATTTCTGTATCTGAATTATTTACAATAAACAGTATTGGAATTGTCACTTCAAAAGATGAGATTTTAATTAATAGTTCAAAAGAGGAACTAATAAAAAATGTTAGTGAATATTACTCAATAAATGCAGATATTAATTTAATAAAAAAAATTTCTTACAGACCATTTGATAGTAAATTCATTTATTATGATGTGAAAATTATTGAAAGAGCAAGATATAAAGTGATGAAACATTTTCTTGAAGGTAATAATTTTGGTTTAGTAACTGCTAGAAGTAATAAATCAAATACCTGTGATCATTTTTATATTTCAAACAATTTAATGGAAACTAAATGTGGAGAAAGAACGACACAGTCCGCAATATTACCTCTTTACATATACCCAGATAATAAAGGACAACAAACCATTGACCAAACCACAGAACGAACGCCCAATTTAAACCCTGAAATTGTCAAGCAAATAGCAGCGCAATTGGGATTGAATTTTGTGCCAGACCACGAGCTTTGTCATGCTGAACTTGTTTCAGCATCTCAACAGACCCTGAAACGAGTTCAGGGTGACGAGACAGTTTTTACTCCTTTAGACCTATTAGATTACATCTATGCGGTTTTACACTCTCCAACCTATAGAGAAAAATACAAAGAGTTTTTAAAAATAGATTTTCCAAGAGTGCCGTATCCAAAAGATACCGCCACGTTTTGGCAACTAGTCAAACTAGGGGAGCAAATTAGACAAATCCATTTATTAGAAAGCCCAATTGTAGAAAAATACATCACAGGCTATCCCGAAGATGGTGATAACGTAGTTGTAAAACCCCGCTTTGTCATTGCGAACGATAGTGAAGCAATCCCAACAAATGAGACTGCTTCGTGCCTCGCAGTGACAGGCAGCGTATACATCAACGACACTCAATACTTTTCAAATGTCCCAGAGGTAGCATGGAATTTCTACATAGGCGGTTATCAACCGGCTCAAAAATGGCTCAAAGACAGAAAAGACCGTAAATTAGAGTTTGACGATATTTTACACTATCAAAAGATCATTGTCGCCTTATCTGAAACAGATCGATTGATGAAGGAGATTGATACCATTGAGATAGAGTAAATACATCAAGAGATGAAAAAAGTGGTAAGTTCCACTATGGAAATTACCACTTTTTTATTGCTTACATAAGACGATTACTTTGTTCGTACGTTAAGTAACTTAAAAAATTCAACAAACTATAATACCGTCCCTACGGGACTTCTTCTCTTTATTTTCTATGGGTTTTTACCAAAATGCAACTCCTAGCGGAGTTAATAAAAAGATAGTATAGCATCAACCTATTACGAAGAGATTCAATAGTGGTAAACCTGACTTAAATCCCGTAGGGATGAAATTTTGGTAAAAAACTTTTGATCTTGATTCCTATTAATCCCGTAGATTTGAGATTAAGAGGAGGAAGCCCGGTGGGCTTCAGGTATAAACAAAAAACCCCGTTTCGTTAGAAACAGGGTTTTTAAAGAATCTGAAACAAGTTCAGATTAAAGAAAAGCGACGAACCGAGCCCTTTAGGGCGAACACGTCGATCCTATAAACAAAAAAACTCCAACTTTTTCAAGTTGGAGTTTCATAAAGAAAGGCGACGACATACTCTCCCACATAACTGCAGTACCATCTGCGCAGGCGGGCTTAACTACTCTGTTCGGGATGGGAAGAGGTGAGCCCCGCCGCAATAACCACCTTAAGATTATTGTTTAAGGTTTCAAGTTTTTTTAGTTTAAGGTTGTAACCTTGAACTTTAAACATTGAACTTCAAACGCAGCTTCGCTGCAAATATCTTAACATACTGAGATAAAGAAAAGTAATTAGAAAATTTCTCCCCTCCTTCCCCTGAGGTGACTCGAAGGGAGGAGGGAAAACGTACATAAGCTTACGGGTTATTAGTACTACTCGACTATGACATTACTGCCTTTACATCTATAGCCTATCAACGTGGTCATCTCCCACGACCCTTAAAAGAAATCTCATCTTGTGGTGGGTTTCGCGCTTATATGCTTTCAGCGCTTATCCCTTCCAAACGTAGCTACTCTGCGGTGCCCCTGGCGGGACAACAGATACACTAGAGGTTTGTCCAATTCGGTCCTCTCGTACTAGAATCAGATCCACTCAAATTTCTTGCGCCCACAGTAGATAGAGACCGAACTGTCTCACGACGTTCTGAACCCAGCTCGCGTGCCACTTTAATGGGCGAACAGCCCAACCCTTGGGACCTTCTCCAGCCCCAGGATGTGACGAGCCGACATCGAGGTGCCAAACCCCCCCGTCGATATGAGCTCTTGGGGGAGATCAGCCTGTTATCCCCGGCGTACCTTTTATCCTTTGAGCGATGGCCCTTCCATGCGGAACCACCGGATCACTATGCTCTACTTTCGTACCTGATCGACCTGTATGTCTCTCAGTCAAGCTCCCTTATGCCATTGCACTCTACGCACGGTTACCAAGCGTACTGAGGGAACCTTTAGAAGCCTCCGTTACTCTTTTGGAGGCGACCACCCCAGTCAAACTACCCACCAAGCAATGTCCCCCGCTTAAGCGGGGTTAGGCCTCAGATAAACAAAGGGTTGTATTTCAACAATGACTCCACAACGCCTGGCGACGCCACTTCATAGTCTCCAACCTATCCTACACATCATTTATCCAAGGTCAATACTAAGCTATAGTAAAGGTGCACAGGGTCTTTTCGTCCCACTGCGGGTAAACGGCATCTTCACCGTTACTACAATTTCACCGAGCTCATGGCTGAGACAGTGTCCAGATCGTTACACCATTCGTGCAGGTCGGAACTTACCCGACAAGGAATTTCGCTACCTTAGGACCGTTATAGTTACGGCCGCCGTTTACTGGGGCTTCAATTCAATGCTTCTCCGAAGATAACATCTCCTCTTAACCTTCCAGCACCGGGCAGGTGTCAGGCCCTATACTTCATCTTACGATTTTGCAGAGCCCTGTGTTTTTGATAAACAGTCGCCTGGACCTCTTCACTGCGGCCAGCTTGCGCTGGCGACCTTTCTCCCGAAGTTACAGGTCTATTTTGCCTAATTCCTTAGCCATGAATCTCTCGAGCACCTTAGGATTCTCTCCTCGACTACCTGTGTCGGTTTGCGGTACGGGTACTTATTACCTGAAGTTTAGAGGTTTTTCTTGGAAGCCCTTAGGCGCACTATCTCTTTGACCGAAGTCTCCGAGTACTATCGTATTTCCCCAAGATCTGTGGATTTGCCTGCAGATCTTATAGGTAGGTACTTCAACGAACTATTCCGTCAGTTCGCGGCGCTTTCATCACTCCGTCACCCCATCACAGTAATAAGTAGTACGGGAATATTAACCCGTTGTCCATCGACTGTCCCTTTCGGGTTCGCCTTAGGTCCCGACTAACCCACAGCTGATTAGCATAGCTGTGGAAACCTTAGTCTTTCGGTGTGCGGGTTTCTCGCCCGCATTATCGTTACTTATGCCTACATTTTCTTTTCCAGCCAGTCCAGCATACCTTACGATACACCTTCAACCCTGCTGGAATGCTCCCCTACCACTTGTATATAATACAAATCCATAGCTTCGGTACTATACTTATGCCCGATTATTATCCATGCTCGTCCGCTCGACTAGTGAGCTGTTACGCACTCTT from the Flavobacterium ammonificans genome contains:
- a CDS encoding helix-turn-helix domain-containing protein; protein product: MNEVTKRFSIQSYVDNNREKIDESLVSLRVMKEVDKFLDYEKLSNKDLATKLGYSESYVSQLMSGVKNMNVSFINKFEKCFDAKFDFKIYIKKEDVYLHKLDERVQFNLTINLNMFYVNENQSNFSFTKNSKSMFNVTDVEYESL
- a CDS encoding type ISP restriction/modification enzyme, producing MTLEQYIDNINKRYQLGNATEHTFRGDLQQLLESLVPDIRATNEPKRQSCGAPDYILTKGDIPVGFIEAKDIGDKDLEGAKKTGNKEQFDRYKASLNNLIFTDYLDFHLYIDGVFITKIAIASIHNGAIVPLPENFATFTNLIKDFASHLGQTIKSSKKLAEMMAGKARLLSDVIEKALTTDVSNQEDSTLKDQMVAFKEILIHDITPKGFADVYAQTIAYGMFAARLHDATLPTFSRQEAAELIPKSNPFLRKLFGYIAGPDIDDRIKWIVDSLVDIFLACNVEEILKNYGKSTKMEDPIIHFYETFLSEYDPKLRKARGVWYTPAPVVNFIVRAVDDILKTEFDLPQGLADTSKTKIKVDLQGKKVEQEVHKVQILDPATGTGTFLAETIKHIHKKFEGQQGIWSNYVETHLLPRLNGFELLMASYAMAHLKLDLLLTETGFKPTSNQRLRVYLTNSLEESHPDTGTLFANWLSSEANEANHIKRDSPVMCIIGNPPYSGESSNNGKWIMNLMEDYKKEPGGIEKLKERNPKWINDDYVKFLRYGQHFIEKNGSGVLAFINPHGFLDNPTFRGMRWNLLKTYDKIYTIDLHGNSNKQEKSPDGSVDVNVFDIQQGVSINLFIKTGKKKVNELGKVFHFDLYGKREMKYDFLTENTLKDIVFNQLDISKPNYFFVSRNIKKQNIYEKGISVSELFTINSIGIVTSKDEILINSSKEELIKNVSEYYSINADINLIKKISYRPFDSKFIYYDVKIIERARYKVMKHFLEGNNFGLVTARSNKSNTCDHFYISNNLMETKCGERTTQSAILPLYIYPDNKGQQTIDQTTERTPNLNPEIVKQIAAQLGLNFVPDHELCHAELVSASQQTLKRVQGDETVFTPLDLLDYIYAVLHSPTYREKYKEFLKIDFPRVPYPKDTATFWQLVKLGEQIRQIHLLESPIVEKYITGYPEDGDNVVVKPRFVIANDSEAIPTNETASCLAVTGSVYINDTQYFSNVPEVAWNFYIGGYQPAQKWLKDRKDRKLEFDDILHYQKIIVALSETDRLMKEIDTIEIE